The Ignavibacteriota bacterium genome has a window encoding:
- a CDS encoding cell division protein FtsW, with protein sequence MMISKTQKNHIDIATLVVVLILMVFSVGVVYSASSSWAQQHVGASGRMLGNHALKVLVGFFFLFVTMQIDYRILKKVSKYLLIGIAGLLVITLGASVVKGASRWIFGIQPSEFARLALIIHLAALITKKKEKVQDLKEGFYPLMFWVMLITGLVFLQPAFSTGSMLFMVSMLMLYVGGVRGKHIGLTLGAGIPLLAGYMISAPYRAKRVTDYIASVLSGNMNMNHQVYQGILGFANGGIFGLGPGGSKQRDLFLPEPFGDFVFPIIGEEYGLIGTVLVLLMFVIFFLRGLAIAKAARDEFGRLLALGITFTITLYAIMNAGVTLALLPTTGLPLPFISYGGSSMIVSCIAVGILLNISAQTDMHPRLAADGGVRAQAPQQGPAVGQVY encoded by the coding sequence ATGATGATCAGCAAGACACAGAAGAACCACATCGACATCGCCACGCTCGTCGTGGTGCTGATCCTGATGGTCTTCAGTGTCGGCGTGGTGTACAGCGCCAGTTCGAGCTGGGCCCAGCAGCATGTCGGGGCCAGCGGACGGATGCTCGGCAACCACGCGCTCAAGGTGCTGGTCGGGTTCTTCTTCCTGTTCGTGACGATGCAGATCGACTACCGGATACTGAAGAAGGTCTCGAAGTACCTCCTCATCGGCATCGCCGGATTGCTCGTCATCACGCTCGGTGCATCGGTGGTGAAAGGGGCCTCGCGGTGGATCTTCGGCATCCAGCCTTCGGAATTCGCGCGTCTCGCGCTGATCATCCATCTGGCGGCGCTGATCACGAAAAAGAAGGAAAAGGTCCAGGACCTGAAAGAGGGATTCTACCCGCTGATGTTCTGGGTCATGCTGATCACCGGACTGGTGTTCCTGCAGCCGGCATTCAGCACGGGTTCGATGCTCTTCATGGTGAGCATGCTCATGCTGTATGTGGGCGGTGTGCGCGGCAAGCATATCGGCCTGACGCTCGGCGCCGGGATCCCGTTGCTGGCCGGGTACATGATCAGTGCCCCGTACCGTGCGAAGCGCGTGACGGACTACATCGCGAGCGTGCTGTCCGGTAACATGAATATGAACCATCAGGTGTATCAGGGCATCCTCGGGTTCGCCAATGGCGGGATTTTCGGCCTCGGGCCCGGTGGCAGCAAGCAACGCGACCTGTTCCTGCCGGAGCCGTTCGGGGATTTCGTGTTCCCCATCATCGGCGAAGAGTACGGCCTCATCGGCACGGTCCTGGTGCTGCTGATGTTCGTGATCTTCTTCCTGCGCGGACTCGCGATCGCGAAAGCGGCGCGCGACGAGTTTGGCCGGCTCCTTGCGCTCGGGATCACGTTCACGATCACGCTCTATGCCATCATGAACGCCGGCGTGACGCTGGCATTGCTGCCGACGACGGGATTGCCGCTGCCGTTCATCAGCTACGGTGGTTCGTCCATGATCGTCTCATGCATCGCGGTGGGCATATTACTGAATATATCGGCGCAAACGGACATGCATCCGCGTCTGGCCGCCGATGGTGGCGTACGTGCGCAGGCCCCGCAGCAGGGGCCCGCGGTAGGACAGGTGTATTGA
- the murD gene encoding UDP-N-acetylmuramoyl-L-alanine--D-glutamate ligase yields the protein MKREDVQTKRYSVIGAARSGLAVARLLASAGARVFVSESAARPAAEEELKKLQIPCEFGGHTARLLETDVLVLSPGVPSSAPPVRDALAHGIAVVSELEAASWFSPGPIIAITGTNGKTTTTTLAGRMFEDARRPAVVGGNIGTAFSDIVTAMTPDHTAVLEVSSFQLDHVDSFHPTVSVLLNITPDHLDRYEHSMDLYIRSKCRVFARQGADDMLIYNADDEITSTAVKQYAPAGVTLLPFSAHATLSSGAWLADGVMTTMIHGTQTAVIPVQEISIRGTHNLYNAMAATLAAQAAGINAGSLRATMKNFKGVEHRLEHVRVLDGVAYVNDSKATNVDSVWYALQSYEAPLVVLIGGRDKGNDYSRLNDLVKKHCRAVIAIGESAEKVVAAFSSIVPVERAATMPDAVQKARARAVKGDVVLLSPACASFDWFDNYEHRGEVFKEIVHALSGGAA from the coding sequence ATGAAGCGCGAAGACGTACAGACGAAGCGGTACAGTGTGATCGGTGCGGCACGCAGCGGGCTCGCAGTGGCACGCCTGCTCGCCAGCGCCGGCGCGCGCGTCTTCGTGAGCGAATCCGCTGCACGCCCCGCGGCGGAAGAAGAATTGAAGAAGTTGCAGATCCCGTGCGAATTCGGCGGGCACACCGCGCGCCTCCTGGAAACGGACGTCCTGGTCCTGAGTCCGGGAGTGCCGTCGTCGGCACCCCCTGTACGCGATGCGCTCGCCCACGGGATCGCGGTCGTCAGCGAACTCGAAGCAGCGTCGTGGTTCTCTCCCGGTCCGATCATTGCGATCACCGGGACGAACGGCAAGACCACGACCACCACCCTGGCGGGCCGGATGTTCGAGGACGCGCGCCGGCCGGCAGTGGTCGGCGGCAATATCGGCACGGCATTTTCGGACATCGTGACGGCAATGACCCCGGACCATACGGCGGTGCTCGAAGTGAGCAGTTTCCAATTGGACCACGTGGACTCCTTCCATCCGACGGTGTCCGTGCTGCTCAACATCACACCGGACCATCTGGATCGGTACGAACATTCGATGGACCTCTACATCCGCTCCAAATGCCGGGTGTTCGCGCGGCAGGGTGCGGATGATATGCTCATTTATAATGCCGACGACGAGATCACCAGCACGGCCGTGAAACAGTACGCGCCCGCCGGTGTGACGCTTCTCCCGTTCAGCGCGCATGCGACGCTCAGCAGCGGCGCATGGCTGGCGGACGGGGTGATGACGACGATGATCCATGGCACGCAGACCGCGGTCATCCCGGTGCAGGAGATCAGCATCCGCGGCACGCACAACCTGTACAATGCGATGGCGGCGACGCTGGCGGCGCAGGCAGCGGGCATCAATGCCGGATCGCTCCGTGCGACGATGAAGAATTTCAAGGGCGTGGAGCACCGCCTGGAACACGTGCGGGTGCTGGACGGCGTGGCGTATGTGAACGACTCCAAAGCGACGAACGTCGACTCGGTATGGTATGCCCTGCAGAGCTATGAAGCACCGCTGGTGGTGTTGATCGGCGGGCGCGACAAAGGGAATGACTACAGCCGTTTGAACGATCTCGTGAAGAAGCACTGCCGCGCGGTGATCGCCATCGGCGAATCCGCGGAGAAGGTCGTGGCGGCATTCTCGTCCATCGTGCCGGTGGAGCGAGCCGCCACCATGCCCGATGCGGTACAGAAAGCGCGGGCCCGGGCGGTGAAGGGCGATGTTGTGCTGCTGTCGCCGGCCTGCGCATCGTTCGACTGGTTCGACAACTATGAGCACCGCGGGGAGGTCTTCAAAGAGATCGTCCATGCCCTCTCCGGAGGTGCCGCATGA
- a CDS encoding phospho-N-acetylmuramoyl-pentapeptide-transferase, which produces MLYMLLEWMERVYHPPGFGMVRYLSFRSAAAAITALLIAFWLGPKIIRALRKHQIGEAAKVEAPKNHLAKAGTPTMGGLIVLAAILIPTLLWGNLTNMYVVLIIFVTVTLGAVGFLDDYLKVVKKKPKGLIGRYKIVGQVFVGLVVGGVIYFFPHWIDPTLVPLNTSTTVPFFKNLELNVGILYIPMVVFIITAESNGVNLTDGLDGLAIGTVAIVALTLGVMSYISGNAVLAEYLTIPFLRGNGELVVFCAAMAGAALGFLWFNAYPAQVFMGDTGSLALGGAIGALCVLIKKELLLPTLGGIFLAETLSVIIQRGYFKYTKRKYGEGRRVFKMAPLHHHFELLGWPEPKIVTRFYIVAILLMILSLATFKVR; this is translated from the coding sequence ATGCTGTATATGCTCCTGGAATGGATGGAGCGGGTCTATCACCCGCCGGGATTCGGGATGGTGCGCTATCTGAGCTTTCGCTCGGCCGCGGCCGCGATCACCGCGCTCCTCATCGCGTTCTGGCTCGGGCCGAAGATCATCCGGGCGCTGCGGAAGCATCAGATCGGCGAAGCTGCCAAGGTGGAAGCACCGAAGAACCACCTTGCGAAGGCGGGAACGCCGACGATGGGCGGACTGATCGTGCTGGCGGCGATCCTGATCCCGACGCTGCTCTGGGGGAACCTCACGAACATGTATGTGGTGCTCATCATCTTCGTGACGGTGACGCTGGGTGCGGTCGGGTTCCTGGATGACTATCTGAAAGTGGTGAAGAAGAAGCCCAAGGGGCTCATCGGTCGGTACAAGATCGTCGGGCAGGTATTCGTGGGGCTGGTGGTGGGAGGCGTGATCTACTTCTTCCCGCACTGGATCGACCCGACCCTCGTGCCGCTGAACACGTCCACCACGGTGCCGTTCTTCAAGAACCTTGAACTGAACGTCGGCATCCTGTACATCCCGATGGTCGTGTTCATCATCACGGCCGAATCGAACGGCGTGAACCTGACGGACGGCCTGGACGGACTTGCCATCGGTACGGTGGCGATCGTGGCGCTGACGCTGGGCGTGATGAGCTACATCTCCGGGAATGCGGTGCTCGCGGAGTATCTCACGATCCCGTTCCTCCGCGGCAACGGCGAGCTGGTCGTGTTCTGCGCGGCGATGGCGGGTGCGGCGCTCGGCTTTCTCTGGTTCAACGCCTATCCGGCGCAGGTGTTCATGGGCGACACGGGCTCGCTGGCGCTGGGCGGCGCGATCGGTGCGTTGTGTGTCCTGATCAAGAAGGAACTGCTGCTCCCCACGCTGGGCGGCATCTTCCTCGCGGAGACGCTCTCGGTGATCATCCAGCGCGGCTATTTCAAGTATACCAAACGGAAATACGGCGAAGGGCGGCGCGTGTTCAAGATGGCGCCGCTGCATCATCATTTTGAGCTGCTCGGCTGGCCCGAGCCAAAGATCGTGACACGGTTCTACATTGTCGCCATCCTTCTGATGATCCTGAGCCTGGCGACGTTCAAGGTACGATAG